The following proteins are co-located in the Pelecanus crispus isolate bPelCri1 chromosome 5, bPelCri1.pri, whole genome shotgun sequence genome:
- the USP1 gene encoding ubiquitin carboxyl-terminal hydrolase 1, translating into MPGVLPSDSTGPARGSPSKKNRLSLKLFQKKEAKRALDFTESQENEQKSSEFRGSEIDQVVPAAQPPSLVSCEKKDSMLPFVGLNNLGNTCYLNSVLQVLYFCPGFKTGVKHLYNIISKKKESLKDEGEQKAEKGNCKEDPLASYELICSLHSLILSVEQLQASFLLNPEKYTDELATQPRRLLNTLRELNPMYEGYLQHDAQEVLQCILGNIQETCQLLKKEELNKLPMEEPAAKLEEKLNRNTESNGTGNPAEEEDNVPSNHVGEMAEDKLLKGNGKRKSDAEGGNAKKKSKVSKEQIAAEENQRQTRSKRKATGEKLENQTDAIAKCSSENESAKPTQKKSRLRLNWLKSSCKQPSILSKFYSLGKLTTNLGSKDPGKEYDDSELEESSVKSENGNNIKEEYHEPASPVESSNEKGTEKEPKKEGTELAVFELVEKLFQGQLVLRTRCLECECFTERREDFQDISVPVQEDELSKTEESSEISPEPKTEMKTLKWAISQFASVERIVGEDKYFCENCHHYTEAERSLLFDKMPEVITIHLKCFAASGLEFDCYGGLSKINTPLLTPLKLSLEEWSTKPTNDTYGLFAVVMHSGITISSGHYTASVKITDLNSLELDKGNFITDQMYEMIKPEPLNEEEARTVAEDYDDGEVSFRVNGNAQPGKVLNKKNVEAVGLLGGQKSKSDCDLYNNKPANPEKFLNVVTENRNPESSSSNGSAECSTERSEQNGVASSGLENKALYVLQSLKEYEGKWLLFDDSEVKVTEEKDFLNSLSPTSSSTSTPYLLFYKKIVE; encoded by the exons ATGCCCGGGGTCTTGCCGAGTGACAGCACCGGGCCTGCGAGAGGGAGCCCCTCGAAGAAGAACAGGCTTTCGCTGAAGCTCTTCCAAAAAAAGGAAGCGAAAAGAGCGCTGGATTTTACAGAGTCCcaggaaaatgaacaaaagagTTCAGAATTCAGAGGCTCTGAGAT TGATCAGGTtgttcctgcagcacagcctccctCACTTGTTAGCTGTGAGAAAAAGGACAGCATGTTGCCTTTTGTGGGCTTGAACAATCTGGGTAACACTTGTTACCTTAACAGCGTACTTCAG GTATTAtatttttgtcctggttttaaAACTGGAGTAAAGCATTTATATAATATCatttcaaagaagaaagaatctTTGAAGGATGAAGGagagcaaaaagcagaaaag GGAAATTGTAAAGAAGATCCACTGGCAAGTTACGAACTAATCTGCAGTTTGCATTCATTGATTCTTTCAGTTGAGCAGCTTCAAGCCAGCTTTCTCTTAAATCCGGAAAAATACACAGATGAACTTGCTACTCAGCCACGAAGGCTATTAAATACCCTTAG AGAGCTCAACCCTATGTATGAAGGCTACTTGCAGCATGATGCCCAGGAAGTTCTGCAGTGTATCCTGGGTAACATTCAAGAAACATGTCAGCTACTGAAGAAGGAAGAATTGAACAAACTGCCCATGGAAGAGCCTGCAGCTAAACTGGAGGAAAAACTTAATCGAAATACTGAGAGCAATGGAACTGGCAAccctgctgaggaggaggatAATGTACCAAGTAACCATGTTGGAGAGATGGCTGAAGACAAGCTACtcaaaggaaatgggaaaagaaaaagtgatgctGAGGGTggcaatgcaaagaaaaaatccaaagtaTCAAAAGAGCAAattgcagcagaagaaaatcaaagacaAACCAGGTCAAAGAGGAAAGCAACAGGAGAAAAGCTAGAAAATCAAACCGATGCCATTGCCAAGTGTTCCAGTGAAAATGAGAGTGCAAAGCCAACGCAGAAGAAGTCACGGCTTAGATTAAACTGGTTAAAATCTTCATGCAAACAGCCTAGTATTCTGTCTAAATTTTATAGTCTAGGAAAGTTAACTACAAACTTGGGATCGAAAGACCCAGGGAAAGAATATGATGACTCTGAGCTTGAAGAGTCGTCTGTAAAGTCCGAAAATGGTAACAATATTAAAGAAGAATATCATGAACCAGCATCTCCTGTGGAAAGCAGTAAtgaaaaaggaactgaaaaagaaccaaaaaaggaag GTACAGAGCTGGCTGTTTTTGAGCTAGTGGAGAAACTGTTCCAGGGCCAGTTAGTACTGAGAACAAGATGCTTGGAGTGCGAGTGCTTtactgaaagaagagaagatttTCAGGACATCAGTGTTCCTGTGCAAGAAGATGAACTTTCTAAAACTGAAGAGAGTTCTGAAA TTTCTCCAGAGCcaaaaacagaaatgaagactCTTAAATGGGCAATTTCACAGTTTGCGTCAGTGGAAAGGATTGTGGGAGAGGATAAATACTTCTGCGAAAACTGCCATCATTACACAGAAGCAGAACGCAGCCTTTTATTCGATAAAATGCCTGAAGTTATAACAATTCATTTGAAGTGCTTTGCTGCTAGTGGCTTAGA GTTTGATTGCTATGGTGGACTATCCAAGATAAACACTCCCTTACTGACGCCTCTCAAACTGTCACTAGAAGAATGGAGCACAAAGCCGACCAATGACACCTATGGATTATTTGCAGTGGTAATGCACAGCGGCATTACAATTAGCAGTGGACACTATACAGCTTCTGTCAAAATTACAGATCTTAATAGCCTAGAGTTAGATAAGGGAAACTTCATCACTGACCAAATGTACGAAATGATTAAACCAGAACCACTGAATGAGGAGGAGGCAAGAACTGTTGCTGAAGACTACGACGATGGTGAAGTCTCTTTTAGAGTCAATGGAAATGCACAGCCGGGTAAAGTTCTGAACAAAAAGAATGTGGAAGCTGTCGGACTTCTTGGGGGGCAGAAGAGCAAGTCTGACTGTGACCTGTACAACAACAAACCAGCTAACCCTGAGAAGTTTCTTAACGTagttactgaaaacagaaatcccGAGTCTAGCAGTAGTAACGGAAGCGCAGAGTGCAGCACAGAACGCAGCGAGCAAAATGGTGTTGCTTCCAGTGGACTAGAAAACAAAGCTCTGTATGTACTGCAGAGCCTGAAAGAGTATGAAGGGAAGTGGCTGCTTTTTGATGATTCTGAAGTGAAGgttacagaagaaaaggacTTTCTGAATTCTCTTTCTCCAACATCATCATCTACATCAACTCCTTACCTACTGTTTTATAAGAAAATTGTAGAGTGA